From a region of the Salvelinus alpinus chromosome 2, SLU_Salpinus.1, whole genome shotgun sequence genome:
- the LOC139568764 gene encoding U2 small nuclear ribonucleoprotein B''-like: MDIRPNHTIYINNVNDKIKKDELKRSLYALFSQFGQVMDIVAMKTMKMRGQAFVVFKELASSTNALRQLQGFPFYNKPMRIQYAKTDSEVISKIRGTFGDKDKKKDRKKKAQDQVANVAKKPALGSANTSNAPTTMQVPDNPPNYILFLNNLPEETNEMMLSMLFNQFPGFKEVRLVPGKHDISFVEFESEGQAGVAKDALQGFRITAQCAMKITYAKK; this comes from the exons ATGGATATTCGACCAAACCACACCATTTACATCAATAATGTAAATGATAAGATCAAGAAGGATG AACTGAAGCGGTCACTCTATGCCCTGTTCTCTCAGTTTGGGCAAGTCATGGACATTGTTGCCATGAAAACCATGAAGATGAGAGGGCAGGCGTTTGTGGTGTTCAAAGAGCTAGCCTCAAGTACGAACGCACTGCGTCAACTTCAAGGTTTTCCTTTCTACAATAAGCCCATG CGCATTCAGTATGCTAAGACAGACTCTGAGGTGATCTCCAAAATCAGAGGCACATTTGGCGACAAGGACAAGAAGAAGGACAGGAAGAAGAAGGCTCAAGATCAAGTGGCCAACGTGGCCAAGAAACCAGCACTG GGATCAGCCAACACAAGCAATGCTCCAACAACCATGCAG GTTCCGGACAATCCACCCAACTACATTTTATTCCTTAATAACCTGCCAGAGGAAACGAATGAAATGATGCTCTCCATGCTGTTCAATCA ATTCCCTGGTTTCAAAGAGGTGCGACTCGTCCCTGGCAAACACGACATCTCCTTTGTAGAGTTTGAGAGCGAGGGCCAGGCGGGAGTGGCCAAAGATGCACTGCAGGGCTTCCGGATTACGGCCCAATGCGCCATGAAGATCACTTATGCCAAGAAGTAG